TTCAACGTGCCATTTTAAATTTGGGATTAACAGAAAGAAGAACTGACCTTTTGGGATGTGAAGTGTTTTGTGTAAACCAAGAGTGAAAAACACAGCCGCTCTGAGGTCAAGTTGCTCTGGACCACTGACCTAAGGATAAACTCGCTGATCTTTTAAACCAAGCCTAACTCAACCATAAGGGCTACATCTGACTCACCTGGCTTTTGCTACCAAGAGACGTTGGGGGTAAAGTAATTTCAGTGGTGGGTGCCTTTTGTCAAAAGCATCAACAGAACAATAGCTAAGCAACTTTTGATATCAAACTTGCAACCGTAACAAGTTGAAAGTCGCCAAGTGGAAGTCTCACTAGGATTGACCAGCAGCTGACAGAACATTGTTTACGGTGAAGATGACATTCGCCATGCTGCGCACGGCGCCTCCCGCAGGCCGCTTCTTGTACGGCGACATCGCGCTCCTCTCCGAAGACGATGATGAGAACGGTAGCGAGGGGTCGGGCTCTGAGGAGCGTACCACCAATTCCTCCAACTACCGCCTGTCCTCTTCGCCATCTGCCTTTCACATCAAGGTGAACAGGAAGAGGAAGCTGTGTGGGGCAGGAGGGGGTGTAGGGGGGGATGTAGAGGCCATGATGGGGAGGCTCCTTCCCCAGGGGTCACCCATCCTTGGGGAGGGTCGCCAGAGGACTGCAGCCAACGCGCGGGAGAGAGATCGCACCAATTCTGTCAACACGGCATTCACAGCGCTGCGCACACTCATCCCCACCGAGCCCGCAGACAGGTACTGAGCAACATGAGGCATGCTGGGTCATGACATTTTTATCTGATGCACACGTACATTTTTTCATCTAGGAATCTAAGTAAGTAGTACCTCATGTAGTTCTGGATAGTTGTTTTTGAGACAGAGCTGTAATCTAATTGAGGCAACACTGCCTTTGATTATGAGTGGATTTTTCCTATAATAGATGTTTGTCATAGAGTTAATGTTGGGATGTGGCCACTAACATTATTCAACATGTAGCATCACTGTCTATATGTTCTGTATATGTTGCACCTTATATTGTGTGCAAAATGTTGAGAAAATGCATGATAATTTCTTTCAAATCATTGTACACtttttaaataggttttaattcATACCATAAATCTTCTGATTTGATTAGGAAGCTGTCAAAGATCGAGACGCTTCGTTTGGCCAGCAGCTACATCAGCCACCTGGGGAACGTCTTGCTCCTGGGCGAGGGGCTTCATGATGGACAGCCGTGCCACGCTCCCTCACCACCGTTCTTCCACGTGAACTCCTCCCCCAACCGAGTATCTGACCAATCAGCTCAGCCAAAGCACATCTGTACTTTCTGCCTCAGCAACCAAAGGAAAATGGTGAGCAGACGAAAATcagtaagcaaaaaaaaaatgccatattAAAAAGTATGTATATAGTAAGATCTCCAACAAAACATTGCAAACAATATTATACAAAGAAATAGGACAATGATATGTACAGCTTTTGATTATCTCTCTGTGACCTAAACATCTACAACAAATACtacaataataaatacaatagatttatttaattactttcaaatgctttaaaaagagGATATTTTTccagaataaaagaaaagaaaaagcccaGATTTAGCCAAAGAAAATCTGATCATACTAAAGAGTGGTGCCTCTTTTGGAAAACTGTGCAGTGATTTGAGGTCAATTTGGTGTTTAAAGCTGACCTGAGATCAGTGACTGTGCCTATAAAGCTGATTGGCCCTGAGGGACATTAAAAAGCAAAACCTCTTTAAAGTCCTCTTTTGGGGTGAAGGACTGCATATTATTGTTCTGTTGGGGGTTAGTTTTACTCGAGCAGGTGGCTTGGAAGTTCAAGGTGCTTTCTGAAGCTCACTCAACATCACAGTCAGTAGAAGCgatgtgtttgtgtcagaggAAGTGCGAGAGGGCTGAGAGCATGCAACCCATTCACTGTAACTGACAAGATGTGCACAACCGTTTTGTCAAAGAcccaaactgtgttttttttgtttctttttctttaaaatatgaaCGTACACGGGTATTAATGCAGCGAGTGAGATTTATGACCAGGAGCCCATTAAATCCATCCAAACCATGTGTATAATCCCAACTGCTGAAGAACTGACCTGAAATGCAACGATTGTAAACTTGCAATGACTTTGTGCCACTGAAAATGAATGTCCCAAGACATAAAGAACAGTCATATGTACATTTAACTGACACACTGCAagtgtcataaaacattttccaaAAGCATTATCAGGGTGTTGTTGTACTACCAAATCAGGAATAAATTCAATTCAGGGAggtggcaaaaaacaaacaaaaaataaatctaaaatattttttcctAAAATGTTAAAAGCTGCAATCAGTCCAATTCAGTCATTTCAGTTTTGTAGCAGTTTTGGCCCCTTCTCTTCCTCCACTTCCTCCACTGCTAAACTTTAATAGAGATTCAGAAAAAGAAGAACGTCAACCAAGTTCAACTCACATTTGATTGATTCAACCCAGGAAATAGACATAATCAAGAACACATTCCGCATGAGGAAGCCGCCACTCTGATGAGAAATAATGAAGAATTCCTATCAGCTGACTGAAATCAAATGTATATCACTGCACCTTACCAAACAGCCCCAGAAGATGATAGAGAGGTGACGTCCACTCAACTTTCCCTCTCGAACCTAGCCGCTGCCCATTTAGTAGGATTTATGGGCAAGGAGCTGACATCTGGCAGACTCCCCCGTTACCCCAGCAGTGTGTGAAAGCTAATACCCTCCTCAGTGTCTAAACCCAGAGACCCTTTAGCTGGGGGATAACCTGAGTCTCAGCAGTGTGtgtctccccctccctcctgccTCCCCTCTAAACCTTTGTGAGTGAAAGCCTAGACGTCCTCAGCGTCTGAAAGCCAGGCACCCTTGGCTGGGAGATAACTAGCTTCAAATCAGTCTTGCTCTCGCTCCTCAGTCTCCTATTCTTTTTGCCTCAGTTTGTCCCCCCCCAAATTCttcatttttattctctttgtctttctcattCTGTTTCACTTTTTCGTCTCCAACTCTTTCCCCCAAGCTGCTCTGGTTCCCCCGCCTCTCCCTCACCTCTCTGCATATCGATCAGCCTGGTGGAGGTCAGAGCTGTCAGTAGGAGCTGTGTAATACTATCTGCGGCTGTCCGCTCACTGCTGCACATGCATGACTGACCTGtaaatgcatgctgggtagaaaACAATTTGGAAACTTTCTCATGTCAAAACCTTCAACTGTAGACACTTTGACTAAGTCTTTCTCACTTGACGTCAGTCAAATTGTTTTCCCATTAGCTCAGTAATGGTTCACTGTTCTCTGTACTTTCGCTGTTTTCATGTAGTGCACCCATGCTCTTGAATGTCCCTGAATGTGATTTCCCTAACTAAGTGTACACCAATCACAAATGAGTAGAAAGCGATGAGTTAGTGAACGATTTTAACTTGGTTGTGGTTTGTGCAAATAAGTGAAAAGATGTCCCATATTTATATTCCGCATATGTTTCATATACTGTATCACATAAAATAATCCTCCCTGCTGGGTTCAGCTGACAAATATagggtttcatttttttaaatggcttaGTAAATTGATGAAGCAGCTGGACACAGTTTTTCTTCAGCAAACATTGCTCACACAGGAGTAAAGAGTGACTTGTTGGGGACTGATTTGGTGCCCTTGTTAGCATGGACAGCATCAGGATGGTGGGATTGACTTCAAAACAACTACAGTGCCCATGTCTACCAGAATGAAGGAACATGTAACCCAGTGCAGCGAGGTGGCTTATTGATgcgtttttattgttttggttttatagtTTTGCGGACTAAGTTACTGTAGAACAGGTTTTTAATACCCATGTAATATGTGTTAGATGAATCAAGTTATTGTTGGTTTGATTTGTTGACAACATGTACAAATATACCAAACTTATCCTTTAAGGATGAGGGATCCCAGGCGCACATGGCATAATCATGGTTATGCTCTGATTGGCCGCACCTGAGAGAATTTCATTTTCCCTGGAAAAGTGTCTGTATAGTGTGTTTAAGTGGGCTAAAGGGCAGAGTCAGTGTTGGTGATTACAGAGAGGAAACGATTGTTAAGGTAAACTGAGACTTTGTGTCCTGAGtgctctctctgtatgtttttaTGGTCATTGAGGTTCATCACAGCTGTCAGCTCAGCTTAGACCAACTGCTTCAATTATGCTTATTTCCAATGTGGGAGAGGGTGAAAGTGAGAAAATTATACGCTCATTTCCTCTtattatgtgtgtatacagtataactGTTTCAAAACAAACACTCTTGTTAGTAATGACTACTGCACAGAGGGCAAAACTATTGCAGTTTATGTATTCTGTGCAATACTAATGGGATTTCATTATCTGTGTGACTTCATGCACATGACTCAAAAAGAATTTAGTTTTATAAGGGTAGAGAATATGTGATTTAGTCTTTAGATTTTCCAGAAAGCAATAATGACTTAGATTGAAATTATGAAAAATTCCAACATTTTTAAACtaatccaatgtttttttttttatggtttataAAGAAAttggagatttttttcaaaCCATCCTTCAGTTTATCTGAACAGTTCAAAAATCACTAGATTCCTTGTTTTCTTTGGACTGTGACACATTGTTTCTCTGGAGATGTTTACTAGCAATTGAAGACCATTTGAATATCCTTGTCTTTTCACCATCAAGGTTGTCAGGTAAAGATCCACTCACCGGGATATTTCCTCTCAGTATCTTTTGATAAGAAGCCAAGCCATTCCTCGGATTTGCACATATAACGTATATATATACCATATTCCTTTACAAATTTtgcatattcaaaagaaactgtCCTGTGGTGTAGCACCAGCAGTTTGGCACGGACAAACTTGAGCGCTGCCTTCACACACGGTTGCCTTTTGACAAATGCGGTAAAAAACATGGGACTCTCCTGATGGCTACATCTGTAAATGAGATGTACAGGGCTGAGGATAGAGAATCGGGGTGAGCATAGGGCTGCTTAAATCCCTGCGCTGTCTGGTTGATTGATGTAAATATCCGGTGCTAGCCCTTTCTGCTTCTGTTGATCAGTGCAACTGTCAGGTGCCTGGATTCAACCTACAGCTGGGAACCTGCATGCttgcagcttttttttattcattgttaTCTCCAGTATTTCTGCAAGAAGTCTGTCACCTTTAATTTCCTTAAAATGCGGTTGAGCATCAGCAGCACCACCTAAATGCATATGTAGTGGTGCTATAGGTCAAGGCAGCAGTATGGTAATAATGTTACTGAATTAGAGATGGTGTTCATTCAGCGATTCTTTAATACTAAACAAAGggagatctttttttaaatgtgtaaatatgtctactttgttgtctttaggCTATAGCACTTGAACCATTTTTACAGCTTCCACCTCAACTGTGGCTTATTTCTTTTGGCCCGAAACAGTGAGAGGGTCAATTCAATCCAATGGCAAATGTAAACACGAATGGTGATTCATCTGCCAGTAACAGCAATTGTGCTGAACGTTTTCCTTTTAAGCTGTATTTAACAAGCCCAAACATTTTTCCAATATTTAAAAATTTCAAGAAGCTCAATTGATGAATTAAAAGAGAATTTATATGTTcggaaactaaataaaaaaatctggcAAAAATATATCTACTATGATACTAATAGTGTGGTTGCTATAAACAGAGCTTTGTTCCTTTTGAGATGGTGACATTTAGTTGAGTTTACAAGTGTTTTAGGACACAACCCTGATTAAAATCCAACTTGAAGGAATCTTATTTATTTGGAATTTctagaaattaaaaagaaatgtgtttactTAGCGAAAGAGCAAACATAACAAATGATGAATACAGCTTTTAATATCACGAACAGTTCTAATTTACATCTGGGCTGCAGTAAAACTTTTATGTGTGATGATTGTTGTGGGTGGCTGGAAAGCTGGGCGTATGGAGAGACAGTGGCGCTAAAACTGCACCGTGCAATtggaaacgtgtgtgtgtgtgtgtctatgtctttGAGATGGATGTGAGTGACATTTCcatgtacatatacagtgtatatacacacacacacacacacacacacacacacacacacacacacacacacacactggctggctggctggctctCTGAGTCTGGAAGTCATTGGCGGTGCAGAGCGGAGCAACAAATGAGCTAATTGTTCTGTAAATGATTTATCCTCTGCTGAGGCCTGTACAGCCAGTGTTTAATTCAGCTGCTGCTATTAGAAACACATTGACTTTGGGCTTTGATGGTGATGTTAAAGAAGCCTGGAAACCGCTCTCTGTGAAACGCCCttgctgctcacacacacacacacacacacacacacacacgacacataTACGCATGATAGAAATACTGACACACATTCAACACACCACACTCTGAGACTTTTATCAAAAGCATTTCACTCTACCTCGATTCTTTCAGCCAGACAGCAGTTCCTTGCTTCTTTCGAGACACCCCCTAAAAAAACCCTCATATGATTACTCACTTAAGCAGCGCTGGATCACAACTGTGCTTTCAACACTTTCTAAACTAATGGTGTGTAGGAAGTTgtggaaagagagatggagaaggagagaaagaggcagaTAAATAGCCAACGACTCAGCAGGATAATCAACTTGGCTATTTATCTTCCAGTTTGGACACTTGGTTTTCGACTGTCGAAACTTTGCTTCTTTTCAGACATGAAATGAACCGTGCACCCTAAGAGAGCGTAAATGCATATTTAGGACATTTGCAGGAGCACACTAACGAATGTgttgtgaattgttttttttttacagtcatttGGTTAGTAGTCTGTTTTCTCTGGAAAAAAGGCATTACGTCACTTGTGTGATCAGACATTCCAAGGTCATAGATGAAAAGTAAATTACCCTCATTTACTGATAATGCTGACGTTGACTTGGATATATTTTGTGCCTCATGAGCGAGAGTTTAGCCTGCCTCTCATTTCAAGCTATGCTAATGAGGTGCATCGAAGGTAGCTAACACACTGCAGGAAATTCTCATTTATTCTTGCCCACGTTCGGTGTGTACGTGTGCGTGAGCCTGGCTTTGTGTATGGCTGCGTGCTGTCATGCACGGACCTGTCGGTAGATTTCAGCACAGATGGAAGCAGTTAAACCCTAATTTAACACCAACAGCAGAAGTCGTGTCAGATAACTAACAAAATCTATTAGCAAAACTATCATTCTGTTGTCATTTGGTCTCCGGGGAAAGGGTTGCTCACagagcaaattaaaacaaagctACAGAAATCTGAGCCAGGCAAAGAGCAAATCTAAAATTAAATCAATAACACagtgaaaagcagaaattggtgGTATAAACTTTGCAGTGTCTTAAAACAATGTCTACTGAAGCTAATGAGACATTGGCTGTTGCAGTGTGCTCATCTTTTGCACTGATGATAAACTGCTGGTTGCTGCGTAATGTCGCAGAATGAAGTCATCCGAGACTGGCGTAAATGAAGCTTGTTCTGGAGCCATTATAACAGATTATTAAAATGTGGGAACAATTAAATGCATGTGTGGCCGGCTGGTGCGAATTACCTCTGATGATGCAATCTAAGATAAATCAAGTGTTTTTCAGAAGCCATCAGGATGCTTATTAGCAAACCACAGTGAGCATGAAGTACATGTCTGATGCATCCAAGCCACATAATAGCAGACTGTGGCTTATTTGGTGTGTTagttagtttaatttaaaagtctGATGTGCTATTTATTTCACTATTTTATCGTACGTCTTCTAATCGTTGATAGTTTATGAGGGTAATCACCGCTTCTATTGGAAACTCGAGGGAACTGACGCATATTCACATATTTTCACCCGATAAACTAAAGGGATATTACCAGTTTTCATTTCATGGTTGAATACCGATCTCCTTATACGATTCTCGGGCCAGCACCCAAGTGGAATTATTTTTTCCAACCATTCATCCCTCTCTTCATGCAGCCAGAAACTAAATTAGATGTTTGTATTTGACAGAacggcagagagaaagagagagagagaaacaaactcCACAGTTAAAGGTAAAGGAATAGCCCGGTTTGAGTTacggaaaaaaacaatattgaattTGTAGTTGATAAGAtgccgtaaaaaaaaaaagatttttactaTTGTCATATTAAAGTGAAGACAGGCTCCTTTTACCTTGATTAAACAATAATATTGTTCCGGTGTGGTAATATCATCATATCGTATCTAAAGTAAACATCATCAGGTAATCATATTAGTGTTGGACAAATCACCCCcctgggaagtgtgtgtgtgtgtgtgtgtgtgtgtgagtgtgtgagtgtgagtgagtgagaaacAGAGCGGACATGTCATCCGACCATGCCCGATTAGtcttcaggagattgttttgaCTACCAGGCCAGCCTTANNNNNNNNNNccccccccccccccccccctttgactGAACCAGTTACACTCCAGCTGAACCGCCTTCACCAGCTACAGCTGCGCTTCCTAAACTACCGCTGAGTGCTCCCAGTGAGCTGTGGGCTGAGTCCTGAGTAATTTAATGTCGTTTGGTGAATCATCCAATTGTCATGCACAGTTTTTGAGTTAGATTGTTTAATGTATCCAtactctctctctaacctgccTCAAGTACTTCAATTTCCACTGATAAATACCTACAATTTTCCACAGCGCTTTCCAGCAAACACCGACGAGTCTGGCTGCTCTTTTTCGATCCAGCTGTTGTTTCATAGTTTGTCAGTAGAAAGCACAATAACAGCAATGTGGTGGTGAGGCCAAACTTTTTACAGGCTGTGTATGTTAAGtcacttttggctttttttctgtattaaacACCTAaaacctagtctatatcctAGACGTTCCACTTTGGGTATTACTCTGTTACCGGCGTAAATTCCACTGGATTTCACTCTTTCTTCCGGACGTCCATTACCTTccgcttttctttttgttgaaattTAAACTGtagttgatttatgaggactatgcttatctctgcaggataaatctagacagctagctagaatatctgCCCAATCTGAGTTCTGTTGCACAGCTAAAACAACGTTTGAAcggacatgttccaccaaaataagttcctcaagacgattgtgattggtttaaagaaatgccagtgaACCAGcttggaatgctgtgtggactcgccagaccctcctcggcagcgctgtgaaggaaggtctgtctggcaatgcgagacctAAAACCTAAACATAACTACAAAACTATTGAGTCATGCTTCAGCGGTTATTGTATTGATAAAAAATAGAAAGTTACACAAAACACAGCTTGTGGCGGCAATGAATTCTGGTATATTGAGTCAACTGACAAATAAAAAGATGGTAATGGTTCATGTCTAGATGTTATCAATCCAATAATGATCTTCTGCTGCAGCTGGAGGAAGAATTGACAATTATAGTTGCTGTGTCTCCTGACACTCGCCTCAATCAGTGGGAGGACGGATTCCTGTCCAAGTCCAAGTCCTACTGTCTCATTACGGCCTGATACCCTTCCAAACACCTACCCACCTTGTTGATGTCagtcaaatgcatttttttccaaacaccTACACCTTGTGCACGGTCTGAGAGGAAATGTGTAACAGGTGTTTGGCTGATGAGAggaaggcggggggggggggggggggctgagccCAAGAGGGTTAGTTGAGACGAAATGAGAAGGGGAAAGAAAAGTCAGAAGAGGACAGGAGTGCAGAGATGTTGACCCACATTAGTGAAAGATTTCACTACATTTCTCCtttgtgtacttttactacCATGTGACATTTTTGTGACAACACATTTTTCGACCAGACATTTAGAATTCATTTGTAATGATCTATGTGAGCTATTAGTTAATTAAGCCTGGAAAGTGATTAGTCAGACACGGATGACGTGTGTTCCCTTGACTGTAGCTTGAAAAGCGAGTGGTAGATGATGGCTTGAGTGAGTGGAGCAGAGGTTAGGTGAGGAGGGAAAATGTGATGTTATTTTCCTGGCCAGATAGTGGGAGTCTCCTCACCAGCCAGGAAATCAAGGCCTCTCCCTGCTCTGATACCACAGATAAATGAGAAGCAGGGCTGTCATGCGTCAGCTCATGATGCCACTCTTCAGGCTGTAATGAAAATCAGCCGCCACAATTAATGTACAGCATGTACGCTACTGTACAGAATGGGTTTGCAGTCAGTCTTAATTCACTTGATCTACCCTGGGGAAGTTCATATGACCCCATCTAAATGTACTGTGCCAGTGATTGCAGTAAAACGCCATTGATTTCCACAATATGCACTACGTTTTCCTGGAGTATATAGAAAATAAAGAAGGGTTGACAACGAAGACAGCCGACTTACTTACCTGTTAAGCATATTTAAATATGTGAGTAAAGAGTGGGAAATGTTGCATACCTGTACTCTTTTAGTAAATTTGCGGAAGGATTCTGTCAAAAACAAAGTCTCAAATATGGAAATGACTAATTATTAGCATGTCAATATTAAAGTAATCTTCTTTGTATGTGCCACTAGCGGTTTCCCCctgtttctagtctttatgctaagctaagatctACTCGTGCTTTATATTGAATCCTGGATGACGTGAGGCgttgtttctctctcttgcagaacaaagacagagacaggaagacGGCCATCAGAAGTTAACAATGAGGACACAAGCCACACGGATGAAACGctcgtcactttgacagcgct
The Etheostoma spectabile isolate EspeVRDwgs_2016 chromosome 6, UIUC_Espe_1.0, whole genome shotgun sequence genome window above contains:
- the LOC116690959 gene encoding basic helix-loop-helix transcription factor scleraxis — translated: MTFAMLRTAPPAGRFLYGDIALLSEDDDENGSEGSGSEERTTNSSNYRLSSSPSAFHIKVNRKRKLCGAGGGVGGDVEAMMGRLLPQGSPILGEGRQRTAANARERDRTNSVNTAFTALRTLIPTEPADRKLSKIETLRLASSYISHLGNVLLLGEGLHDGQPCHAPSPPFFHVNSSPNRVSDQSAQPKHICTFCLSNQRKMNKDRDRKTAIRS